Proteins encoded in a region of the Mucispirillum schaedleri ASF457 genome:
- a CDS encoding filamentous hemagglutinin N-terminal domain-containing protein, producing the protein MISKIKYYTAFILVFLFNIPVYAAPNGANVVYGDVNISQSGSNTVINQNTDKAIINWNSFDVNKGESVLFNQNSSSSIILNRVTSGLPTNIFGNISANGNVFILNQAGVLVGNGAQINTNSFLAGAASINDKDFLAGKHNFYGAQGNVINNGSIKVQDGGYAVLMGKKVENNGLISAKFGKIYLSSGETFRMDMSGNDLIGVAVEKGITDAYISNAGHIQSEGGTIVMTAKNASDVIRHAVNNTGIIDASSISYEGGKVILGAENGQIVNAGEINVSSQADKGGSVDINAANIINNGTIDANGLNGGIINMLSSDLLKINNSSIIQANSFGYGNGGSIKLISHKRAESYSGALIEATSVYGSGGFIELSGYDSLYAFSDFNTKSLYGVYGQFLLDPSNMFIGNYSNLSDDENNQVSSNGNTYIDIAWLNNMLNTSNMTLQTLQGNGSGDITLNAGVTLTGTNGLTLDAANNINLLGDINNLASLTLNAGGGITGNNSIIAGEITANALNKILLTKLDITGKSSYISSNGDVNLVGDNIGLITNIKGHNVSVEVTKTGSGISMDTSVTSDKAAVTGQEVVLKADGAVNISVDTKKLSAESINNSLDITNLNRNETVLDKYFGNQTSTYTQDTGIINLSYIPKNAIGQDLTIKSTYGTVKAVDRLDALKQYAGLKIDVNTIHFIENNSNLLTLDSSFLGNKKADKYIFETNGNINVDLGSMSKDLLQSGVELISRNGAITSISDISAMYFSANALNDINVTSYLLGGISLESASGSINYTHKAGPISIKALKALNGNINVNLVGTSGGSSIPGVTLPPDFNIGDLYIFGLESKNPVNITTQNANVISIAGNGATALTLNITNNNTNPYKLEISNNYNITLNTSNTQFSEIKLSSNNGNLYFPVTNNTLTAVDKIYLSANHINGDSKNLKLLAKDVYVNQKSGSNSFIIDAERADINGSELYITFVKDTQLADINKDDYAVSGGSINIMSDYDVIQQNKVYASNVNIAADSFTFDSIDSSVIHGNNISINAKGDISGYGKIIADKVYLSGSTISSASNLLVLADYGHFISTAVNKPANDILININSDDWFDNLKSYKFETYGNGLSYLNGKLVDYKIYDMVKNVYTRNLQPIENTNIDKVTGDDLIKGGRLQDTSELVTIEDNKTPKVNNITKKNKSIELK; encoded by the coding sequence ATGATTTCTAAAATTAAATATTACACAGCTTTTATTTTAGTTTTTTTATTTAATATTCCTGTTTATGCTGCTCCAAATGGTGCAAATGTGGTGTATGGTGATGTAAATATTTCTCAAAGCGGCTCTAATACTGTTATTAATCAAAATACAGATAAAGCAATTATAAACTGGAATTCTTTTGATGTTAATAAAGGTGAAAGTGTTCTTTTTAATCAGAATTCATCATCAAGTATTATTTTGAACAGAGTTACAAGTGGTCTGCCTACTAATATTTTTGGCAATATTTCAGCAAATGGTAATGTATTTATTTTAAATCAGGCTGGAGTATTAGTAGGAAATGGTGCACAAATTAATACTAACAGTTTTTTAGCAGGTGCAGCAAGTATTAATGATAAAGATTTTCTTGCTGGTAAACATAATTTTTATGGTGCTCAAGGTAATGTGATTAATAACGGCAGTATAAAAGTGCAAGATGGCGGATATGCTGTGCTTATGGGTAAAAAAGTAGAAAATAATGGGCTTATTTCTGCAAAATTTGGCAAGATATATTTATCATCAGGTGAAACATTTAGAATGGATATGAGCGGAAATGATTTAATCGGTGTAGCTGTTGAAAAAGGTATAACTGATGCTTATATCTCTAATGCAGGTCATATTCAGTCAGAAGGTGGAACTATTGTTATGACTGCAAAAAATGCTTCTGATGTTATACGCCATGCTGTTAATAATACAGGAATTATTGATGCTTCTTCTATCTCTTATGAAGGTGGTAAAGTAATATTAGGTGCAGAAAATGGTCAGATAGTTAATGCTGGAGAAATAAATGTTTCATCTCAGGCAGATAAAGGTGGTTCTGTTGATATAAATGCAGCAAATATTATTAATAATGGCACTATTGATGCAAACGGCTTAAATGGTGGTATAATTAATATGCTTAGTTCAGATTTACTAAAAATAAATAATTCAAGTATTATACAGGCAAACAGCTTTGGATATGGAAATGGCGGCAGTATAAAACTTATATCCCATAAAAGGGCAGAATCATATAGTGGTGCATTAATTGAAGCAACATCTGTATATGGAAGTGGTGGTTTTATAGAATTAAGCGGTTATGATTCTCTTTATGCTTTTAGTGATTTTAATACAAAATCACTTTATGGTGTATATGGTCAGTTTTTATTAGACCCATCAAATATGTTTATTGGTAACTATTCTAATTTATCTGATGATGAAAATAATCAAGTATCAAGTAATGGCAATACTTATATTGATATTGCATGGCTTAATAATATGCTTAATACATCTAATATGACACTACAGACATTACAAGGTAACGGCAGTGGAGATATTACATTAAATGCTGGTGTAACATTAACTGGAACAAATGGGTTAACTCTTGATGCAGCTAATAATATTAATTTATTAGGTGATATTAATAATCTTGCTTCTCTTACATTAAATGCAGGTGGTGGAATTACAGGCAATAACAGTATTATTGCAGGTGAAATTACTGCAAATGCTTTGAATAAAATATTATTAACAAAATTAGATATTACTGGTAAATCATCATATATATCATCAAATGGTGATGTTAATTTAGTTGGTGATAATATAGGGCTTATTACTAATATTAAAGGTCACAATGTAAGTGTAGAAGTGACAAAAACAGGCAGTGGTATATCAATGGATACATCTGTTACAAGCGATAAAGCTGCTGTAACAGGACAGGAAGTTGTATTAAAAGCAGATGGTGCAGTTAATATTTCTGTAGATACAAAAAAATTATCAGCAGAAAGCATAAACAATAGTTTAGATATTACTAATTTAAATAGAAATGAAACAGTTTTAGATAAATATTTTGGTAATCAAACATCTACTTATACACAGGATACTGGTATTATTAATTTAAGTTATATACCTAAAAATGCAATAGGGCAGGATTTAACAATTAAAAGCACTTATGGCACTGTAAAAGCAGTTGACAGATTAGATGCTCTAAAACAGTATGCAGGGCTTAAAATTGATGTAAATACTATACATTTTATAGAAAATAATAGTAATCTGCTTACACTTGATTCTTCATTTTTAGGTAATAAAAAAGCTGATAAATATATATTTGAAACTAATGGAAATATTAATGTTGATTTAGGCAGTATGTCAAAAGATTTACTACAAAGTGGTGTTGAATTAATATCAAGAAATGGAGCAATAACATCAATTTCAGATATTTCTGCCATGTATTTTTCTGCTAATGCTTTAAATGATATTAATGTTACATCATACTTATTAGGTGGTATTTCTTTAGAAAGTGCATCAGGTAGTATTAATTATACGCACAAAGCTGGTCCAATAAGTATAAAAGCATTAAAAGCATTAAATGGTAATATCAATGTAAATTTAGTTGGAACTTCTGGTGGTTCATCTATTCCGGGAGTTACTTTACCACCAGATTTTAATATAGGTGATTTATATATATTTGGGCTGGAGTCTAAGAACCCTGTTAATATTACTACACAAAATGCAAATGTTATATCTATTGCGGGAAATGGAGCAACAGCATTAACTTTAAATATTACAAATAATAATACTAATCCATATAAATTAGAAATATCTAATAATTATAATATTACATTAAATACAAGCAACACTCAGTTCAGCGAAATAAAACTTTCAAGTAATAATGGCAATCTTTATTTTCCTGTTACAAACAATACTTTAACTGCTGTTGATAAAATATATTTATCTGCAAACCACATCAATGGGGATAGCAAAAATTTAAAATTATTAGCAAAAGATGTATATGTAAACCAAAAATCAGGCAGTAACTCTTTTATTATAGATGCAGAAAGGGCAGATATTAATGGCAGTGAGCTTTATATAACATTTGTAAAAGATACACAGCTTGCTGATATTAATAAAGATGATTATGCTGTTAGTGGCGGCTCTATTAATATCATGTCTGATTATGATGTTATACAGCAGAATAAAGTATATGCTTCTAATGTAAATATTGCTGCTGACAGCTTTACTTTTGACAGCATTGATAGTAGTGTTATTCATGGTAATAATATTTCAATTAATGCAAAGGGAGATATATCAGGTTATGGTAAAATTATAGCTGATAAAGTTTATTTGTCAGGCTCTACAATATCATCTGCATCTAATCTTTTAGTATTAGCTGATTATGGTCACTTTATTTCAACAGCTGTAAATAAACCAGCAAATGATATTTTAATAAATATAAATTCAGATGACTGGTTTGATAATTTAAAATCATATAAATTTGAAACTTATGGTAATGGGCTGTCTTATTTAAATGGTAAACTTGTTGATTATAAAATATATGATATGGTAAAGAATGTTTACACTAGGAATTTACAGCCAATAGAAAATACAAATATTGATAAAGTAACTGGTGATGATTTGATTAAAGGTGGCAGACTGCAGGATACAAGCGAACTTGTAACTATTGAAGATAATAAAACACCAAAAGTTAATAATATTACTAAGAAAAATAAATCTATTGAATTAAAATGA
- a CDS encoding ShlB/FhaC/HecB family hemolysin secretion/activation protein translates to MIKRLFLPVIAFILCFSVLSYGQSQISLSGVIDDNFEKDFRNTPFPRDKNANIITEKELLDNLPKETSAETVYVSRFEVTGNRVIDKKDIQMVLIDYVERNLTLAQINEAADEVTKFYRQKGYIISYAYIPPQVVSNSTINIAVVEGEIGEVYVEGLSDYKKEFILKYLKPLQSGIVLDAKTLERRLLLLNNFMDLKVNATLRPGKRKGTSDIIIYAQDTNPYRASFSVDNYGNKITNEYRLNGAAMIGNIITSGDRLALNLSLGLDNFNPWQLFYGRIDYRLPIGSEGFKLGFAYSRSNYIGTKDFAKALELEGYSNDYSIYTEYPIILRNKGTLNLGAGICVKESADKILGEKNSQDILTNASLSLYGEAYPWTGANMYYSLAFSQGLSGLYGVSHYSSNSSNPNASGYYEKLYLDYEYHQFITWFFRMRLFFSGQWTSGTTFSGERFYIGGIYSVRGFESGIEAGDNGYRVSLEAEFDLGIPHIKALVFYDRGQVFNYNADYHGYGSASLDSAGAGLRFYPWKGLAIKIDYGYPLMSSQNREAGWGVVYGRISYDF, encoded by the coding sequence ATGATAAAACGGCTATTTTTACCAGTGATTGCTTTTATTCTTTGTTTTTCTGTATTAAGTTATGGTCAATCTCAGATAAGTTTAAGTGGTGTAATTGATGACAACTTTGAGAAAGATTTTCGTAATACACCTTTTCCAAGAGATAAAAATGCTAATATTATTACTGAAAAAGAACTGCTGGATAATCTTCCAAAAGAAACATCAGCAGAAACAGTATATGTTTCAAGATTTGAAGTAACAGGCAACAGAGTTATTGATAAAAAAGATATTCAAATGGTCCTTATTGATTATGTTGAAAGAAATTTAACATTAGCTCAGATAAATGAAGCTGCTGATGAAGTAACAAAATTCTACAGACAGAAAGGATATATAATAAGTTATGCTTATATTCCACCTCAGGTAGTTAGCAACAGCACAATAAATATTGCTGTTGTAGAGGGGGAAATTGGTGAAGTATATGTAGAAGGTTTATCAGATTATAAAAAAGAGTTTATTTTAAAATATTTAAAACCATTACAATCTGGTATTGTTCTTGATGCAAAAACTTTAGAAAGACGCCTTTTATTATTAAACAATTTTATGGATTTAAAAGTTAATGCTACTTTAAGACCGGGTAAAAGAAAAGGCACATCAGATATTATTATTTATGCACAAGATACAAATCCATACAGAGCAAGTTTTAGCGTTGATAACTATGGTAATAAAATAACTAATGAATACCGCCTTAATGGTGCTGCTATGATAGGTAATATTATTACAAGCGGAGACAGGCTTGCATTAAATTTATCTCTTGGTTTAGATAATTTTAACCCATGGCAGCTTTTTTACGGCAGGATAGATTACAGGCTTCCTATTGGCAGTGAAGGGTTTAAGCTTGGCTTTGCATATTCAAGAAGTAACTATATAGGCACAAAAGATTTTGCAAAAGCTCTTGAATTAGAAGGTTATTCTAACGATTATTCTATATATACAGAATATCCAATTATTTTAAGAAATAAAGGCACTTTAAATTTAGGTGCTGGCATATGTGTAAAAGAATCTGCAGATAAAATACTTGGTGAAAAAAATTCTCAGGATATTTTAACTAATGCATCTCTTAGTCTTTATGGTGAAGCTTATCCATGGACTGGTGCTAATATGTATTATTCTCTTGCTTTTTCTCAAGGTTTAAGCGGTCTTTATGGAGTTTCTCATTACAGCAGCAATTCTTCTAACCCTAATGCAAGCGGTTACTATGAAAAACTATATTTAGATTATGAGTATCATCAGTTTATTACTTGGTTTTTTAGAATGAGATTATTCTTTTCAGGTCAGTGGACATCAGGCACCACTTTTTCAGGTGAAAGGTTTTACATAGGTGGAATTTATAGTGTCCGTGGATTTGAAAGTGGTATAGAAGCAGGGGATAATGGATACAGAGTTAGTTTAGAAGCTGAATTTGATTTAGGTATTCCACATATCAAAGCATTAGTATTTTATGACAGAGGTCAGGTATTTAATTATAATGCAGATTATCATGGGTATGGCAGTGCGTCTCTTGATTCTGCAGGTGCAGGGCTTCGTTTTTATCCATGGAAAGGGCTTGCAATCAAAATTGATTATGGTTACCCATTAATGTCATCACAAAATCGTGAAGCAGGCTGGGGCGTTGTATACGGGAGAATAAGCTATGATTTCTAA